From the Bacillus tuaregi genome, one window contains:
- a CDS encoding competence protein CoiA family protein, with protein sequence MPQFAYIPYSDENRKLFPNGKIEEFQGKKVIGFDSMTISPEERDLVRKPGNWFYCYSCDTEMYFVPGKVKNSRFAHKKLKHCFQADSLAHSSTKKALFWLFEKEKYHVKTEQRFKTKSFAPVADVAVKTKTKEDVLVVEVQASNTISCASIAQRTNAYASVGIPTAWVIVLDSFFGSDEDGGIAQYTGTFLTEYIRHDDGTTTMQYNELPFGEETVFTYIGKRKKNFTLIMDTYHYVIAVNHAGNFHLIRRDPSVLTTKIEAELRGEKWNSENDNFFISRIPQENIVQTLLNTQIRNIDYEPKRKEALEKSDEFLGDEGNHLTDEIEFKEYSIDYDRAKQLEKERLLKEIPLDSIELINEQYEAIKEVYERIEEEKRQKALQVLKQQEEKKRAEQEALALLHLKDIYEQREETNRLKYEPLLKKYNDGYFKEKEQLLTNFRRVQFTIQELRDRNSELIRDFEQKVAEKRRAALRAEEERSRKEKIAEEEKRKQNEKKQRVKSEQVFYILELIQRMEKTSGLIFSKFITEVENEYNKPLEEFKIYDLEKVFYKLEERYKELKRIDPLQQTIFSKEYEEKYRPSYILSKQISFFDF encoded by the coding sequence ATGCCGCAATTCGCGTATATTCCATATTCAGATGAAAATAGAAAACTATTTCCTAATGGTAAAATTGAGGAATTTCAAGGAAAAAAGGTGATAGGGTTCGATAGTATGACAATATCACCAGAAGAACGAGATTTAGTGAGAAAGCCGGGTAATTGGTTTTACTGCTACTCCTGCGACACAGAAATGTATTTTGTGCCGGGTAAGGTAAAAAACAGTCGCTTTGCTCATAAAAAATTAAAACACTGTTTTCAAGCAGATAGTTTAGCTCATTCTTCTACTAAAAAAGCTTTATTTTGGCTATTTGAAAAGGAAAAATATCACGTTAAAACTGAGCAAAGATTCAAAACAAAAAGTTTCGCTCCCGTGGCAGATGTCGCTGTCAAAACAAAGACAAAAGAAGATGTTTTAGTAGTAGAAGTGCAAGCCAGTAATACAATTAGCTGCGCGTCCATAGCACAGAGAACAAATGCGTATGCAAGCGTAGGGATTCCAACTGCATGGGTTATTGTTTTGGATAGTTTTTTTGGAAGTGACGAGGATGGAGGTATCGCTCAATATACAGGAACATTCTTAACTGAATATATTCGCCATGATGACGGAACCACTACGATGCAATATAATGAGTTACCATTTGGGGAAGAAACAGTATTCACCTACATAGGAAAACGCAAAAAAAATTTCACGTTGATAATGGACACATATCATTATGTGATTGCAGTAAATCATGCTGGCAATTTTCACTTAATTAGAAGGGATCCTAGTGTTTTGACGACAAAGATTGAAGCCGAATTAAGGGGAGAAAAATGGAATAGTGAAAATGATAATTTTTTTATTAGTCGCATTCCACAAGAAAATATTGTTCAAACACTCTTAAACACCCAAATTCGAAATATAGATTACGAGCCTAAGCGAAAAGAAGCATTGGAGAAAAGTGACGAATTTTTAGGAGATGAAGGAAATCATTTAACGGACGAGATCGAATTTAAGGAATATAGCATTGATTATGATCGAGCTAAACAGCTTGAAAAAGAACGTCTATTAAAAGAAATACCTCTTGATTCCATTGAGTTAATAAATGAACAATATGAAGCTATTAAAGAAGTATACGAGCGAATCGAAGAAGAAAAAAGACAAAAGGCTTTACAAGTGTTAAAACAACAAGAAGAGAAAAAAAGGGCTGAACAAGAAGCCTTAGCTCTATTACATTTAAAAGATATATATGAGCAAAGGGAAGAGACTAATCGTTTGAAATATGAACCGCTCCTAAAAAAATATAATGACGGTTATTTTAAAGAAAAAGAGCAACTATTAACTAACTTTCGACGTGTTCAATTTACTATACAGGAACTGAGAGATCGTAATAGTGAATTAATTCGAGATTTTGAACAAAAAGTAGCCGAAAAGAGAAGAGCAGCACTCCGGGCAGAAGAAGAAAGAAGTAGGAAAGAAAAAATAGCAGAAGAAGAAAAAAGAAAACAAAATGAAAAAAAACAGAGAGTTAAAAGTGAACAAGTATTTTACATATTGGAGCTTATTCAAAGAATGGAAAAAACCAGTGGGCTTATTTTTTCGAAATTCATCACAGAAGTCGAAAATGAATACAACAAACCTCTTGAGGAATTTAAAATTTATGATTTAGAGAAGGTATTCTATAAATTAGAAGAACGTTATAAAGAACTAAAAAGAATAGATCCTTTACAACAAACAATATTCTCGAAAGAATATGAGGAAAAATACCGTCCATCTTATATTTTATCCAAACAAATTAGTTTTTTTGATTTTTAA